CAGCCACGAAATGGTCAGAAGATGAGACACCGTTGCAGTGTGGACGAGCCCTGTGGGCAGTCCACCCAGTGACTGGGGCTGCCAGGTCACAACGCACGGTGTTTGGAGCTGTTTCAATGAGAACagcctctgttttcatttcatctCATATGGTTTTAATTCCTAgtgagtggaactgtttgggaaggattggaacctgtggccttgtggaggaggtgtgtcactggggtgggctttgagggcagCTCAGGATGTGAAGCTCCAGCCACGGCTCTGGCGCCACAGCCGTCTGCTCCCACCTCGATGATAACGAACTAACCTTCTGAGACTGTAAGCAGCTAAATActtctttttataagagttgctgtggctatggtgtctcctcacaaccAGAGAACACTAAGACACTGCACGACCCAACTTAAAGAGAAGTTCTCAGAGAAGCGAAAttcaaaaacacaggagacaggtGTTGGAGATAGGTGATAGGCAGTCAGGTCTAAATGAGGGAATTTCTCTTAAGTGCTGTGGTGAAGACagctacttggaaggctgaggcagaaggatctaaGTTCAAGGGTAGTATAAGCAACTCAGTGAGACTTTCTTAAAACAACCCtgaagagcaggagagatggcgtAGCACTGGTTGTTCCGTCTGAGggcttgggtttgattcccagcatccacatggcctCTGAAACTCCAGTTACCGACATCGGAAGCatcttctgccctctgtgggcaccaggtatgTATATGGCGTACAGATAACACCGAATAcccataaaatacatttaattcaaATCCTGAAGAGGTGAGGGCATGGTCAGGGGTGGAGCTtcacctagaatcccccaatgatGACCTGGGGGTGTGGTCAAGGGTGGGGCCCTCCTAGCATTCCCTCAGTGAGGAGTTGGGGGCGTGGTCAGGAGTGGGGCCCCTCCTAGAATCCACCAGTGAGGAACTGGGACCTCTCTGTGATCGTGTGGCTGGGCTGTCTGGAGGGCCCAGTAAAGTCGGAAGAGGTGAGCATTGCCTGGGGTCATAGCTCACCTCCCGGATGCCCCATCTTAAAACTCCACCTTGGGCCTTGCTCTCTTGGGGCTTCTTCACAGCCCCAGGATCCCCATGTTGTCTCCTCTGTCCCTCGTTGGAGCAAGACTTGAGCGCATGTAGGAAAGGCACTCTCTGTCCTTGGAGTGCTCCACATGCCGCTTCACACAGGCAGATGTAACACCTGCTTTTAAATTCAATTAAGTCAGCCTCCTGTTCTGTGTCTGGAATACATTACCAGCCAGGGAcagcagggaagggagagggaaagtgcAGCAAACACAACACAGGCCTATTTAGAGATTTCCCTCTAAATAGATTTTAATTCTCTCGATTTATCAGTGTTCTGTGGAGCTGGTGACAAGCCCACTCGACGCACCTCTGCAAACCAGCTTCAGCCACATGGACAGGTTCAGGCACAGCTATCCTGGCGCATCCAGCCACCCATGGTGGTggtcatgatgatgatggtggtgatggtgatgacgaTGAAGGTGATAATGGTGATGATTGTtaggatggtgatgatgatgaaggtggtggtggtggtgatgatgatggtgataatggtGATGATCGTtaggatggtgatgatgatgaaggtggtggtggtgatgttgcTGTTGCTaatggtaatgatgatgatgatggtattTATTAAGGGAACCAAGACACTGAACGTGAACAATGCCACACAGGTCAGAGGGCACCAGTTGCCACAAGAAATTTGATTATTTTCCACCAGTGTATAAACTGTTCCAGTCCGTGTCACCAGACAACAATCCACATCCACAGCCCCAAGACAGCCGTGCCGACCATGGTGTCCCCTCTTCGCAGCACTCTTTTGTCCTTAATCACCAAGGGCTGGAGGGCAGATCCTGACACTTCTCAATTGACCCGCCCCAAATCCAGGACAAAAGCTGTAGATTGTCACCTCTCTGGCATTACACATGAGTTAGCAGTCAGTGTCTACCATacacatggggaaactgaggtttggGGCAAGAAGAGGCCACAGGCCAGGTCTGGCCCCACTCTAGCCTCTGCAGCTGAGTATCTATGAGAGGCCTCGCTGGTCTGTCACGTGGAGGTGGAGGGGACGTGGAGACCCCTGTGACCCGAGGCCCATGTGGGACACTCGAGCTCCTGGGACAGGCTTAGTTGTCATTAACTCCTGAGGAGTCACTGGAGGGGACTTTCCACCTCAGATGAACAGGGCTTAGGCAGAGGGTGCTGCGGGGAGAGACGGGAGGACCCTGGGCTCACTGGCCGTCTGGTCAGTCAGCAGGCCCCTGGTTCGGTGACAGACCCTGGATCCAAAATGAAGGCCGGGCATCGAGCCTGGGGACAGAGCAGAGGTAACGGGAACAGGACACTGAGCGGGgcatgctcagggactggtggaaACACAAACCCTCAAGATGCAGATttcagaggctaaggcaggacaTACACAAAGGAGAGGCTTTGTCAACACTGGGGACCTGCTGTGGTGGCATCGATGTCTGGGAGGGAGCATGGGGACAGGTGCAGTCGTTGGCTAGCAGACGCTTGCCTGAGGCCTGGCTGGGTGACAAACTGGAAGTGCTGTGCAGACCAATGACCTTAGCTGGTGTCGCCCGGAGGGAAGCCAGAACTGAGATTGGCCACACGCAAACTGGACGCCACAGTGACAGTCAACTTTGAAGGTACTAGGGAGCCATGGAGGGTTCCGTGTAGACACATGACCAAATAAACCAAAGACGAGCCGGCTCTGGATGGGATTTGGGGATCATAGGACTCTGCTGCTGCACCTGGGAGGCTGGTGGGGTACAGGGCAGGGGGGGCGAGGGTGTAGTTTTAGCAGCTGAGGCTAGAATGGTAAGGTCACAGGAGCTGTGTGAGAGTAGACACCATAGCCACGGGCAGCACTGAGTCACCTCTACTGCTGCTGGCTGTGGCTTACTCATCCATTTGGCCAGCAGCAGCCCTACCATgctcagggaggggaggggcccaACCCACTTCATCCAACAGTTGGAGCATACAATGTCTACACTGCCATCTATTTCCTGCGACCACCGAGTTGACTCGCTCCCTTCTCTGCCCACAGCCCTCCTTCGGACCGACTGCAGTCCACGAGGCTCTTCCGGGCCTGCCCCGTAGTCCTGCCTCCTCTCTGCACGCGCGCTCCAGCCACACCGGTGCAGTCTATCCGGCTGTCCACcgtccccacccctcctccactTCCCAACTCCAGGCCCAGTCCTGCCCCGGGACCTTTGCAGGGCTGCGTCCCACCCCCTCCCAACACCCCCCCACCCAGACGTGACGTGTGGCTGAGCCACGGTGTCTCCATGCAGAATTTGGGGCGACCCCGCGGCATGGAGCGCGTTCTCGACGCTCTCGCACGCAGGGGTCCTTTTTGAGATGGGGGGAAGGGCGCCCACATTTCCCTTTCGAACCCCAAAGCCGCAGGGAGAGGCCCCTGGAATCTGCGCATGCGTTCTGGTGATTCAGCCAGCGCGGACTCACAGCCAATGGCTGTGCTTCGCGATGAGGTCATGCCCGGCTCCCCGTCTTGATTGGTCACTGCGAGGCCACAGCTCTGTCCTCCTCGGCGGGACTCTCCGCTTGGCAGCCCAGGGCCGCGGGGAGCTCTGAGACCAGGACAGCTGCCTCAGGCTAACTGTTtgctcccagctggccttgaatcctgatcctcctgcctctgccgcctCGGGCGTGCTGGACGACACGTGCTCACCCCTGCgcagcacctactgtgtgccaattCGCCCATGCTGCCAAACTCTacacatttattgagcacctgtGGTGTGTCAGTCTGTCACCTACGTGGGGTGCAGTGCCCAAACTGCCAAGTATgcgttttattttctatttacttttaAGTTATTTTGTCTTTAAGATTAATTTGTTTTGTACTTTAGTctattctaaatttctttttttttttttcctttggttttttggatttggttttttcgagacagggtttctctgtgtagctctggctgtcctggaactcactctgtagaccaggctggccttgaactcagaaatcctcctgcctctgcctcccagagtgctgggattacaggcgtgcgccaccactgcccggctattttaaatttcttaaaggCATATTTATTATTGATTGGACTGGAGCGTCGCAGTTCTGCTCACTGGAggaggtcagaaggcagcttCCTAGAGTCGATTTCCTTTCACCGTGTCCtgggggaactgaactcaagtcgtcaggcttggcagcaagagccttCAGGCATGAACCATTTTGCTGGCCGTGTTTTATTCCTTTAATGTGACTtccaaatgtttttgtttgtttgtttgtttggttggttggttgttttttcctggctatcctggaactcactctgtagaccaggctggcctctaactcagaaatccacctgcctctgtctcccaagtgctgggattaaaggcgtgcaccaccactacccggcatgtttttatgttttatttatttgttattatttttttgtccTGTTCCATTTTGACACAGTCTCCCAtcgtaggccaggctggccctgaactcatgataatcttcctgcttcagctttcCCTGCGTGAAGAATACAGGTGCAAGTCGCTGTGGAGGCCAGGCTAGACCAAGCGACCTTTGCTTTAAGGAGCAAAGTTTTAGAAAGCACCAAATCTAAGGGGCTGATCCCGAGGCTCACCTCCTGGTGGTCTGTGGTATGCGACTGTGCCCCAGGGCCCTGCTGTACCAGGCAGCCGCTGGCCAGTGGCTCTGGGCTAGCTTGGCCTTGAGGAGAGAGTTCATTCCTTCCTTCAGGATTttgggtcattttgattttgtttttgttctgagacagagtttctttgtatagaccaggctgtcctggaactcacagagatcttccaaCCTCTACCCCAGGAGTGCTAAGATCCAAAGTGTGGTCACTCTGActggtttgtctgtctgttgtggttttgttttatggcCGGGTGTcacctagcccaggctggcctcaacatTTTTAGCAGCGGATATGACTCAGCCCATAGTGCCTCCGCGGATGTCTGTGAGCTCCAGAGTGCTCTGCCCACTCGGAGCGTGCGGCTCCTGGACTCAGGGCAGCCCCCGCGGTCTCCGGGCCAGTGGAGTCTCTGGAAAATAGCTTTCCTTCTTCACAGCTGCATCGTATTGGGCCGACCCTGGTGTTTTCCAGGTGGGAAAAACTCGAGCACATGGGTGTCCCCGGAGCAGCTGGTGGCGAGgcggcggggtgggggtggggggtgcgggGCGTGGGGCATGGGGTGGGGCGATGCAGTGAGGTGGGATTTAAGGATTCAGTCAGATGCGACAGTTGCACTAGCTCAAGCCTCCAGGGAcggagggagaggacagagacatagagcgacctctttccccttccccacgCCAGTGCCAGTCAAGCTCTAGCTAAACAGTCATTCCCTGATCGCTGCTGtcgttccccccaccccccactcccgcACAGTGCCTGAGTGCACAGTAGGTCTTCAATAAAGCCTCAAAACCACAATGCAAAATGTGAATTTATGAAACAAGAGGAAAAGGCCTGTGTTGCAGTCCCGCCACGGGTGCGGATAGAGACATTAGAGGAGGGAgatccccccacccaccccaccccacccccatcctctaaTTATCCTGTTGACAAGACTCAGGATCCCGCTCGTCAAGATGGCATCTGAGAGGACGGTTGTCTTTAGCGACGCTGACAGCTAATTTGTGGGAAGTTTAATTACAGGCGGCGTTAATTAACTGGCAAAGCACTGGGCGAGGACGGCGGCCATCTGTTCCTAGGATGTCCTCCCCTTCTGGGCCAGGCCCGGGGCTTGCCGGGGGAGGGGAGCGGGAGAAGGGGGGAGTTTGGAGGTGGGCAGTGGGCGGGGCACAGGAGGAGGTGGGCAGTGGGCGGGGCACAGGAGGCGGCGGGAGGAGGGCAGGGGGTGTCCAGCTCTGCAGGGTCTGAAGAAGGGataggcggggggggggggggcggtgaggGGGAGGAGAGTCTCGGGGGGGCGGGGTTGAAGATGTTACACATCTCTCACTGTGTCCTAGAAAGGCTGAGACACCACAGACCTCCCATCCggcctcaggacctttgcacaggCACCAGATCCCCgagcccccagccccagcctgctCTCCTGAGCTTTGTGCCCCAGCCTGGGGATCCTCGAGACTGAAACCGGGGCCCCTCCTCCCTGCATAGACGGAGAGTTGTCTAGGTAGACATGACCGGAGTTCAAATTCGGGTGCCTTCTGCCTCTGAGGCGTGTCCTGCAAAGCCTCGGTTTCCCCTTTGCTCCTCCGCAGGGGAGCACTGATGGCGCCCCCTGGTCGGGCAGGTAGGGGGCCCCGCCTGAACGGGGGTGCAGAGCTGGCACGGGCGCCCCAGCAGCTGGGACTCTTGGGAGCTGGTGGCAGCCGGAGGCGGCTGGACACAAGCCCTGGCCCCGGTGCAGGGCAGGGAGGCCGCGACAAAACGGGGACCCTCACTCACAGGAGGGGAACCCCGTGTGCACTCATCAACCGCCTGCTGTATGTGGAGGCCACTGCACATCCCCAGCCAACAAGGACAGTGGCCTTGTCCCCCGCAGGGCTTCATCACTCCCGACAACTGGGCAGTTAGTCACTCAGCCAGCAAATGCTGACCGCTCACCCAGGCCTTTGCACATACGGAAAATCAGTCAGCCTTGGACTAGGGCAGGCATCACTGCTGAGCCCgttttacagatggggaaactgaggctcagagaggcgaGACAGTGTAGACCGCTGGACCACAGTCGCAAGTCCCGGGGGCAGGACGGGTGAAGTGTGGTGGCGAAAACGAGACTGGACAAACACTGGACGGCGCGGGAGCGTGGccgtgctgggggagggggacagggctATGCAAGGGGGGGGAGAACGTGGCGTGATTACGTCGTGGTGAGCGGGCGGGGTCTGACTTCCTGGGCGTGGTTGTGGTGTGGCCACAACGGAGGCGGTGCCCAGCTCCACCGGTGCCCTCCGCGCAGCGCAGGAAAGCGGGAAACTCTCCAGATTCAAACACGCTTTATTGggcaccccccacctcccctgcctGGTTTCCGCCCTTCCCGCGTCTGTTGGGGTCAGGAGGGCTCGGGGGTCGCTTCTGACGGCGCCACGTTCTCGGCCACCCCCAGGGACGTGGTGCTGCTGCAGCGACGGCAGGGGACTGTCCGGGCTAGCAGCTCGAGCCTGCGGGAGCGCAGCCGGGCCTGGATGGCCCAGATGGGCGGGCGGTGTCCCGGCAGGGGTGGTTCGTCGCCGCCTACGCTGCCGTCCGTGGAACCGTCGTGCGTGCTGGCTACTGACTGCTTGCACAGGGGACATGAACGCCGCGCGGCGCGCGAGAACCAGGGGTCGATGCAGCGACAGTGGTACGCATGTGCGCACGGCAGGATCTTGAGCCGTTCCCCCTCCTCGTAGTCGTCCAGGCAGATGGCGCACAGGTCGCTGAGGCGCGGTGAACGTGCGCACCTGCGCTTTCTGGCATGTCTGCGTCTTCACCGCGGTGCCCCGGCTACCCCAGCCTCGGATCCACGGCCACAGCTGCCGCAGCACGAATAGCGTAGACGCGGCCAGGGCCAGGGCTCGGGCGAGCGCCCAGGACGCAGCCACTACGGGGTGACACTCGGGGTCGGGGCAGGGTTCCCCGTGGGGCAACAGCACGCGGGCTGGCTGGTCGCAGCGCACGGTCACCTCCAGGTCCTCAAACACGGGCAGCTGCCCTGGGGCCTCAGGACCCACTGAGGctgctgtgactccagctctcCGTGCTCGCCTCCCTGTGTGCTCCCACGAGCAACCCAGGGGCCGGACCAGCACCAGTGGGTCCAGTGAGCGGTTGTCGGGCCCGGGGCCCTCGATGGCGAGGCAGGCGTCGGCCGGCCGGGCCACTAGCAGGTATCCGCGTGCCCTCTTGGGGTCCACGGGAACTCCAAGCAGCGCCGGGAGGTCCAAAAAATCCACAGAGCTCAGGTTAACCTGAGCGTCCGTGGGCGACAGGGACAGGACCAGCCAGAGAGCCACCAGGGCCACCGGGCCTACCCTGGTCCACGCCAACCGCGCCATGGCAGTCCCTACCTCCGGCTCCCGAGCTCCGATAAGTCCCTTGTGGGACCGTACGGAAGCCCCTTGGGCATCTCCGGAGCCACGCGGGGACCCCGTGGCCGGGTGGGAGCGGCGCCTGCTGTGGCCGAACTCGGGGGGGTCTCAAGCGGAAGAGGCTCCCGGGGACAGTTCTGCCCACATGATGTCCAGGAGACCTGCTCTGAGGATGATACCTCAGGGTTCTGGACGCTTCCGACCTTTATGACGTCATTGCCATAAAGCCCTTTGGCTGTTGCGGACTTGTGGCTGGTGGAGCGTTACTTAAGCCTTGACTTAAGTCATTCCTAGACGAGCGAGCCCCGTTTGACGTTAGTTGTGAATAGGGAAACTGAGTCTTACTTGGCATCTGAGCACAACAGTGTAGACTTCAGGGAGAGGATTCCAGTTGACAGAGtagcctctccccaccccagggAAGCAGAACCTTGTTGCTCTTGTCTGCTCTGGACTTGTGTCTTGGCCATACGGACTCAGGGCCCCGATTGGCTGGGCTCGCCTCAGCATGCCCACCCCGGAGGACAAATAAAACCCAGGAAGAGATAGAAACTTGTATTTTGGTAAGGGGATACACCCTCCCAAAAACTCACACAGAATGAGGcgctcctttcccctctccaacCTGTAACACCATGGAGACGGATCTGGATCCACTCTCtccccccctgccccctcccaccccacccccatcccagcccctactcctccatcccccacccccaccccccaccccatggccAGTGCCATTTCGTAACTCTGAACAGTGGGTGCAGCAACGGTTGAGGACTATTATGCTAGTGAGGAATCAGGCAAACGACTACAaggatctgcctctgccttcttgaACTAGACGCCCGGCACCTTGCTCAGCGCCATCTACCCCTCTACCACCCTTGGAAAGGCCTCGCCCCCTCTGAACCTTGCTCCCCAGGTCCCTGTGGCCAATCAGGGCTCTGGTGTGATTTGGTGTGCTCCCGCACTCATCAGCTGTGACTGAAGTTCAGAGGCAGGGGCATGCTCTGTCTCTGCTTGGGTGCAAAGGAAGGAGGACTCCGTGCTTTCCCAGCGCCGCGgcacctcagcctcccaggtcaGTCCCCGGGGCTGTGACTAAAGCCTGCCATGGTCTGCTTAGAAGGAAGGTCCTGGGTTTGCTGGgttattgttttctgtttgagACAAGCACtcttcatgtaacccaggctggcctggaactcatggagatcctcctgcctctgcctcctgagtaccggGTTTTCTCTGGCTCACACATCACAGGGTCCATCCTAGTGCATGGACGGATCCAGGAGACTGGAGCTGGGGGGTAGTGGGCACCGCTGTCaccccagctctcaggaagctgaggcaggactaGTGcctggagttcaaagccagcctgtgtcAGAAAGCACAGGGAGGAGGAGTGGGTCCCGCAAGGCCCCTCTCAAGGCGCCTCACAACCCAGCTCTCTCTTCAGGCTCCTCCCCTTAAAGGCACTGCCCCCTGCCAGTGAtcccccacctactcaccccGTTCCCCAGAACAGGACTCCGAGGGCCTGTCTCTTAAAAGACTGACAATGCTTTGGGATGACTCCGGCCCCAGCACAGGAGAGGACATATTGAGCACCAGATGCATATCGGGCCAAAGGCCTGCTCCATGACCCCTGTCAGTCACCCTGTCGTTGCCATATCTTTGGAtgctgtaacccaggctggccgtgaacccacagcaatcctcctgcctcacactcCTGCAGACCAATGGAGGCTGAGGCTGCTGCTGGAGGAGCCTCTGGCCTCTCCCAACCtccctttctgagacagggcttcgCTGATTGGCTGGGCTGCCCTAAAGGCCCAGGGACTTCAGAGCTGGgtttgggttctggggattgaaatcCAGGTCCCAGCACTTGCTGTGTGCCAGGGCATGTGGACGTTCTCAGACGGAACACATCACTCCCGGGAACACTGTCATGTCACCTGAGCCCCCGTGCTCATCACCAGGCTGCTCTTTATTAGGCACCTACAGTTTGCAGACATGTAGGCCCAGAGGACATTAGCCACAGCAGTTACAGAGAGACAACAGAAACAGGTCCCCAAAGAGGAAGGACACGGAGATGATGAGAAATTGACAGAATCGGCAGAGGCACTGAGTCCGGGGAGAAGACAAATTGTTAGAGTCCTGAGAGACTCAGGAAGTGTGAACATGTAGAAAGGTCCTGGGATATCCAGCCCACCAGTACCAAAAGCAGTGAATCTCTTGCATTCCAGCATGGAgagagttgaggcaggaggattgctctgagttctagaccagtctggcctgcagatgaagaccctgtgaaagaaaaaaaaggtgccTTCCGCATAAAGTGGGCACACAGCTGCCTGACTCTCCGACTGTCCAGCTGGGGTCCATGTGGTGCAGGGAAGGGGTCCCCACAAGCTGAGCGTTAGCTCCTGTAAGTTTAGAATTATTTCACAACAAAAACACTTTAAATCCAGAAATTTCAGAGAAAGCAAAAACTGTGGTGGGCGAGCAGCTGGAGAGGGGGTTGGAGACAAGGAATGGGGAGGGCAAAGAATGAGGCTATC
The Apodemus sylvaticus chromosome 9, mApoSyl1.1, whole genome shotgun sequence DNA segment above includes these coding regions:
- the Znrf4 gene encoding LOW QUALITY PROTEIN: E3 ubiquitin-protein ligase ZNRF4 (The sequence of the model RefSeq protein was modified relative to this genomic sequence to represent the inferred CDS: deleted 1 base in 1 codon) → MARLAWTRVGPVALVALWLVLSLSPTDAQVNLSSVDFLDLPALLGVPVDPKRARGYLLVARPADACLAIEGPGPDNRSLDPLVLVRPLGCSWEHTGRRARRAGVTAASVGPEAPGQLPVFEDLEVTVRCDQPARVLLPHGEPCPDPECHPVVAASWALARALALAASTLFVLRQLWPWIRGWGSRGTAVKTQTCQKAQVRTFTRLSDLCAICLDDYEEGERLKILPCAHAYHCRCIDPWFSRAARRSCPLCKQSVASTHDGSTDGSVGGDEPPLPGHRPPIWAIQARLRSRRLELLARTVPCRRCSSTTSLGVAENVAPSEATPEPS